A region from the Cryptosporangium arvum DSM 44712 genome encodes:
- a CDS encoding AMP-binding protein, which produces MSATETYRHARDLLLRHRTDYHRAVAEFTWPTFDGPFNWAIDWFDAYARGNDRTALWIVEEDGTENRYSFDDMVTRSDRLADLLAADGVGRGDRVLLMLSNQVELWESVLAITKLGAVIMPTTTALGPADLRDRVDRGRAAYVIANSADTPKFDDVPGGYGRLAVGGAVGWRSYADASGFPGTRREPLTTPDDTLLVYFTSGTTSRPKLVEHNQVSYPVGHLSTMYWIGLRPGDVHLNISSPGWAKHAWSNVFAPWIAEATIFVYNYTRFDADALQEQIRRCGVTTFCAPPTVWRMLIQADLSGGPGALREVVAAGEPLNPEVIEQVRERWGLTIRDGFGQTETSVQVANTPGQDVRPGSMGRPLPGVPVVLVDPVTGAPSDAEGELCLDLAARPVNLMVGYTDDPARHEEAMAGGYYHTGDVATRDADGYVTYVGRTDDVFKASDYKISPFELESVLLEHPAVVEAAIVPAPDPIRLAVPKAFVVLAAGWEPTAATAETILAYAREHLAPFQRVRRIEFADLPKTISGKIRRVELRTLEQQRFDAATSDVPEYRDDALRS; this is translated from the coding sequence ATGTCCGCGACCGAGACGTACCGGCACGCCCGTGACCTACTCCTGCGCCACCGCACCGACTACCACCGTGCGGTCGCGGAGTTCACCTGGCCGACGTTCGACGGCCCGTTCAACTGGGCGATCGACTGGTTCGACGCGTACGCGCGCGGCAACGACCGCACCGCGCTCTGGATCGTCGAGGAGGACGGCACCGAGAACCGATACTCGTTCGACGACATGGTCACCCGCTCCGACCGGCTCGCGGACCTGCTGGCCGCCGACGGCGTCGGGCGGGGCGACCGGGTGCTGCTCATGCTGTCCAACCAGGTCGAGCTCTGGGAGTCGGTGCTCGCGATCACCAAGCTCGGTGCCGTGATCATGCCGACCACCACCGCGCTCGGCCCGGCCGACCTCCGCGACCGCGTCGACCGCGGCCGGGCCGCCTACGTCATCGCGAACTCCGCCGACACCCCGAAGTTCGACGACGTCCCCGGCGGCTACGGCAGGCTCGCGGTCGGCGGCGCGGTCGGCTGGCGGTCCTACGCCGACGCGTCGGGCTTCCCCGGCACCCGCCGCGAACCCCTCACCACCCCCGACGACACGCTGCTCGTCTACTTCACCTCCGGCACCACGAGCCGCCCGAAGCTCGTCGAGCACAACCAGGTGAGCTACCCCGTCGGCCACCTCTCGACGATGTACTGGATCGGGCTGCGCCCCGGCGACGTGCACCTGAACATCAGCTCGCCGGGCTGGGCGAAACACGCGTGGAGCAACGTGTTCGCGCCCTGGATCGCCGAGGCCACGATCTTCGTCTACAACTACACCCGCTTCGATGCCGACGCCCTGCAGGAGCAGATCCGCCGGTGCGGTGTGACGACGTTCTGCGCGCCGCCGACGGTCTGGCGGATGCTGATCCAGGCCGACCTGTCCGGTGGGCCGGGCGCGCTGCGTGAGGTGGTGGCGGCCGGCGAACCGCTCAACCCCGAGGTGATCGAGCAGGTCCGGGAGCGGTGGGGCCTGACGATCCGGGACGGGTTCGGGCAGACCGAGACGTCCGTTCAGGTCGCGAACACCCCGGGTCAGGACGTGCGCCCGGGGTCGATGGGGCGGCCGCTGCCGGGCGTGCCGGTGGTGCTCGTCGACCCGGTCACCGGGGCGCCGTCGGACGCCGAGGGCGAGCTGTGCCTGGACCTCGCCGCCCGGCCGGTGAACCTGATGGTCGGCTACACCGACGATCCGGCCCGGCACGAGGAGGCGATGGCCGGCGGTTATTACCACACGGGTGACGTGGCGACCCGGGACGCCGACGGGTACGTCACCTACGTCGGGCGCACCGACGACGTGTTCAAGGCCAGCGACTACAAGATCAGCCCGTTCGAGCTGGAGAGCGTGCTGCTCGAGCACCCGGCGGTCGTCGAGGCCGCGATCGTGCCGGCCCCGGATCCGATCCGGCTCGCGGTGCCGAAAGCGTTCGTCGTGCTCGCCGCCGGGTGGGAGCCGACCGCGGCGACGGCGGAGACGATCCTGGCCTACGCCCGCGAGCACCTGGCGCCGTTCCAGCGGGTGCGCCGGATCGAGTTCGCCGACCTGCCGAAGACGATCTCCGGCAAGATCCGCCGCGTCGAGCTGCGCACCCTGGAACAGCAGCGTTTCGACGCCGCGACCTCCGACGTCCCCGAATACCGGGACGACGCCCTGCGTTCCTAG
- a CDS encoding helix-turn-helix transcriptional regulator, protein MDDLGERSVVRGALLRLRRTSGVPVAFGGLVAPRGMRLTEFSGTTTGGLRDLLVTAGNGLGGRVLARAGAESVADYASDPRITHEYDRPVLDEGLRAVAAVPAVVGGVALAVLYGGIREPLALGPRVLAAMSAAAADVATELAVRREVERRLRTLETAAITRAARELPSAPEWDEVRAAHAELRAISREVADPGLRRRLLDVSERLTAGDTATEAPGGVRLSERELDVVALVALGCTNAEVARRLEVGAETVKSYLRGAMRKLGTHTRTATVVAARRAGLLP, encoded by the coding sequence GTGGACGACCTCGGTGAACGCTCGGTGGTGCGTGGTGCGCTGCTCCGGTTGCGCCGGACCAGCGGGGTCCCGGTCGCGTTCGGCGGGCTGGTGGCGCCGCGCGGCATGCGCCTCACCGAATTCAGCGGGACGACGACCGGCGGGCTGCGTGACCTGCTGGTGACCGCCGGGAACGGGCTCGGCGGGCGGGTGCTGGCCCGAGCGGGCGCGGAGAGCGTCGCCGACTACGCGTCCGACCCGCGGATCACCCACGAGTACGACCGCCCCGTGCTCGACGAGGGGTTACGGGCGGTCGCGGCGGTGCCCGCGGTCGTCGGTGGGGTCGCGCTCGCGGTGCTGTACGGCGGCATCCGGGAACCGCTGGCGCTCGGGCCACGGGTGCTGGCGGCGATGTCGGCGGCGGCGGCCGACGTGGCGACCGAGCTCGCCGTGCGCCGCGAGGTCGAGCGCCGGCTACGCACGCTGGAGACGGCCGCGATCACCCGGGCGGCCCGGGAGCTGCCGTCGGCGCCGGAGTGGGACGAGGTCCGCGCCGCGCACGCCGAGCTCCGCGCGATCTCCCGCGAGGTGGCCGACCCCGGGCTCCGCCGCCGCCTGCTCGACGTCTCCGAACGCCTGACCGCTGGCGACACCGCCACCGAGGCGCCGGGCGGGGTGCGGTTGTCGGAGCGTGAGCTCGACGTGGTGGCGCTGGTGGCGCTGGGATGCACGAACGCCGAGGTCGCGCGGCGGCTCGAGGTGGGGGCGGAGACCGTGAAGAGCTACCTGCGCGGCGCGATGCGCAAGCTCGGCACGCACACCCGCACCGCGACGGTGGTCGCCGCCCGGCGGGCGGGGCTGCTGCCCTGA
- a CDS encoding SDR family NAD(P)-dependent oxidoreductase — MDLRHQTALITGASAGIGAEFARRLAAGGANLVLVARRRDRLEELAATLRAEHGVQVEVVPFDLARPDAGRALRRLVTQPVHVVVNNAGFGNYGPFVAEDPERLAAMIQVNIAALTDVSHAFLPAMIEAGEGTLLNIASVAAYAPTPSMPVYGATKAYVLNFTEALAYQLRTTKIRVLVYSPGATESEFFDVVGTRDAGGGVWQTPAQVVTGALRALDGRAPSAVAGLPNRAMVSVARLLPRRWSLAIGGRLAYRDAG; from the coding sequence ATGGACCTTCGCCACCAGACCGCGTTGATCACCGGTGCCTCGGCCGGCATCGGCGCCGAATTCGCCCGCCGGCTCGCCGCCGGGGGCGCGAACCTCGTCCTCGTCGCCCGCCGCCGGGACCGCCTCGAGGAGCTGGCCGCCACGCTTCGGGCCGAGCACGGCGTCCAGGTCGAGGTCGTGCCGTTCGACCTCGCCCGCCCCGACGCCGGCCGCGCGCTGCGCCGGCTCGTCACCCAGCCGGTCCACGTGGTGGTGAACAACGCGGGCTTCGGCAACTACGGCCCGTTCGTCGCCGAGGACCCCGAGCGGCTCGCCGCGATGATCCAGGTCAACATCGCCGCGCTCACCGACGTCAGCCACGCGTTCCTGCCCGCGATGATCGAGGCCGGCGAGGGCACGCTGCTCAACATCGCCAGCGTCGCCGCGTACGCCCCCACGCCGTCGATGCCGGTGTACGGCGCCACCAAGGCCTACGTCCTGAACTTCACCGAGGCGCTGGCCTACCAGCTGCGCACCACGAAGATCCGGGTGCTCGTCTACTCCCCCGGCGCCACCGAATCGGAGTTCTTCGACGTCGTCGGCACCCGCGACGCCGGCGGCGGCGTCTGGCAGACCCCCGCCCAGGTGGTCACCGGAGCGCTCCGCGCGCTGGACGGCCGGGCCCCGAGCGCGGTCGCGGGCCTCCCCAACCGCGCGATGGTCTCGGTCGCCCGGCTGCTCCCCCGCCGCTGGAGCCTGGCCATCGGCGGCCGCCTCGCCTACCGCGACGCCGGGTAG
- a CDS encoding TetR/AcrR family transcriptional regulator, translating to MAYHHGNLRTDLLAAAEKALATVGVDGISLRSLARDLGVSHAAPSHHFRDKQALLDALAVEGFTRLADRVESTSPPDGSFRDRLDAMTRAYVGFAVEHEPLLALMLSTKHHPGATEALAAAAARGVVVAVDLVAAGQRAGEVRAGDPYTLAIVAAAQVHGVASMAARGLLGGVPLDVAISTTVDLVSRGLSA from the coding sequence GTGGCCTACCACCACGGAAATCTCCGCACCGACCTGCTCGCGGCGGCCGAGAAGGCGCTCGCGACCGTCGGCGTCGACGGCATCTCGCTCCGGAGCCTGGCCCGTGACCTGGGCGTCTCCCACGCGGCCCCGAGCCACCACTTCCGCGACAAACAAGCGCTGCTCGACGCGCTGGCGGTCGAGGGGTTCACCCGGCTGGCCGACCGGGTGGAGAGCACGAGCCCTCCGGACGGGTCGTTCCGCGACCGGCTCGACGCGATGACCCGCGCGTACGTCGGGTTCGCGGTCGAGCACGAACCGCTGCTCGCGCTGATGCTGAGCACCAAGCACCACCCCGGGGCCACCGAAGCGCTGGCGGCGGCGGCCGCACGGGGCGTCGTCGTCGCGGTCGACCTGGTCGCGGCCGGTCAGCGTGCCGGCGAGGTCCGCGCGGGCGATCCGTACACGCTGGCGATCGTGGCGGCGGCGCAGGTGCACGGGGTCGCGTCGATGGCGGCCCGGGGGCTGCTCGGCGGGGTGCCGCTGGATGTGGCGATCAGCACCACGGTCGACCTCGTGTCCCGGGGACTCTCGGCCTGA
- a CDS encoding hemolysin family protein produces MVEWLLVLLGLLLVAACGVFVAAEFAFVTVDRGAVERAGAGGVDAALRTLSTQLSGAQVGITITNLAIGFLAEPSIAALLEGPLGALGLGDPAVTGVAVALALTLSTLITMLFGELVPKNIAISRPLGTAIAVAPLQRGFTRATLPLIRLLNGIANGILRRFGIEPQEELSSARAPEELVSLMRRSAQMGTLPGETAELLGRTLGLGRLTAADVMTPRSRLTVVNADDPVHTVLTATGRTGHSRFPVVGEDIDDIVGLVHAKHAVGVARDARTSVPIRSAMQPPVFIPGSVPADDLLPQLRREGLQLAVVVDEFGGTEGIVTLEDLIEEIVGEVADEHDRSQPAGLRRRPGGGWVLSGLLRPDEIREGTGVPVPDGPEYDTLGGYVTVRLGRLPRLGDEVLVVSTPADVDAEPVRFRLEVDRLDGRRVDRVLAIAEPAGGSAR; encoded by the coding sequence ATGGTCGAGTGGCTATTGGTGCTGCTGGGATTGCTGCTGGTAGCGGCGTGCGGGGTCTTCGTCGCCGCTGAATTCGCGTTCGTCACGGTGGACCGCGGGGCGGTGGAGCGGGCCGGTGCCGGTGGAGTCGACGCGGCGCTGCGAACCCTCTCGACCCAGCTGTCCGGTGCCCAGGTGGGCATCACGATCACGAACCTCGCGATCGGTTTCCTCGCCGAGCCCTCGATCGCGGCGCTGCTCGAAGGGCCGCTGGGGGCGCTCGGCCTCGGCGACCCGGCCGTGACCGGGGTGGCCGTCGCGCTCGCCCTGACGCTGTCGACGCTGATCACGATGCTGTTCGGTGAGTTGGTCCCGAAGAACATCGCGATCTCCAGGCCGCTGGGCACCGCGATCGCCGTGGCCCCGCTGCAGCGCGGGTTCACGCGCGCGACGCTGCCGCTGATCCGGCTGCTGAACGGCATCGCCAACGGCATCCTGCGGCGCTTCGGCATCGAGCCGCAGGAGGAACTGTCCTCGGCCCGGGCGCCGGAGGAACTGGTGTCGCTGATGCGGCGCTCGGCGCAGATGGGCACGTTGCCCGGTGAGACGGCGGAGTTGCTCGGCCGCACGCTCGGGCTCGGCCGGCTGACCGCGGCCGACGTCATGACGCCACGCAGCCGCCTCACGGTGGTGAACGCCGACGACCCGGTGCACACGGTGCTGACCGCGACCGGCCGGACCGGGCACTCGCGGTTCCCGGTCGTGGGCGAGGACATCGACGACATCGTCGGCCTGGTGCACGCCAAACACGCGGTGGGGGTCGCGCGCGACGCGCGGACCTCGGTGCCGATCCGGTCGGCGATGCAGCCCCCGGTGTTCATCCCCGGCTCGGTACCCGCCGACGACCTGCTGCCGCAGCTGCGTCGCGAAGGGCTGCAGCTCGCGGTGGTGGTCGACGAGTTCGGCGGCACCGAGGGCATCGTCACGCTCGAGGACCTGATCGAGGAGATCGTCGGCGAGGTGGCCGACGAGCACGACCGGTCGCAACCGGCCGGGCTGCGCCGCCGCCCCGGCGGCGGCTGGGTGCTGAGCGGGTTGCTGCGCCCGGACGAGATCCGGGAAGGAACCGGCGTGCCGGTGCCCGACGGGCCGGAGTACGACACGCTGGGCGGGTACGTCACGGTCCGGCTGGGCCGGCTGCCCCGGCTCGGCGACGAGGTGCTCGTCGTCTCCACCCCGGCCGACGTGGACGCGGAGCCGGTGCGTTTCCGGCTCGAAGTGGACCGGCTCGACGGGCGGCGCGTCGATCGCGTGCTGGCGATCGCGGAACCGGCCGGGGGGAGCGCCCGATGA
- a CDS encoding hemolysin family protein → MSDWAGVLLTAFLLLANAFFVGAEFALISARRTTIEPRALAGSRAAKTTLRAMENVSLMMAGAQLGITICTLALGAIGEPAVAHLLERPFVAVGVPDDLLHPIAFALALALVVGLHVVVGEMVPKNIALAGPDRSAMLLAPPLVAIVTALKPVIFVLNAMANLILRLVKIQPKDEVSSTFTRDEVADLITESRRAGLLEPAEHTLLTRALTLDERTVRRVALPLASLVTVPRSATLEDVEDVAARTGFSRFPVVSATGVPVGYLHLKDVVIDTVTEGVPHTAPIPADIVRPLPTVDPGATLREGIAALRNSGAHLAQVEVDDGVALVALEDMLEELVGEIHDSAHT, encoded by the coding sequence ATGAGCGACTGGGCCGGAGTGCTGCTCACCGCGTTCCTGCTGCTCGCGAACGCGTTCTTCGTCGGTGCCGAGTTCGCGCTGATCTCCGCGCGGCGCACCACGATCGAGCCGCGTGCGCTCGCCGGTTCGCGCGCCGCGAAGACGACGCTGCGGGCGATGGAGAACGTCTCGCTGATGATGGCCGGCGCTCAGCTCGGCATCACGATCTGCACGCTCGCGCTGGGCGCCATCGGCGAACCGGCCGTCGCGCACCTGCTCGAGCGTCCGTTCGTCGCCGTCGGCGTGCCCGACGACCTGCTGCACCCGATCGCGTTCGCGCTGGCACTCGCGCTCGTCGTCGGCCTGCACGTGGTCGTCGGTGAGATGGTGCCGAAGAACATCGCGCTGGCCGGCCCGGACCGGTCGGCGATGCTGCTCGCGCCGCCGCTCGTCGCGATCGTGACCGCGCTCAAGCCGGTGATCTTCGTGCTCAACGCGATGGCCAACCTGATCCTGCGGCTGGTCAAGATCCAGCCCAAGGACGAGGTCAGCAGCACGTTCACCCGGGACGAGGTGGCCGATCTGATCACCGAGTCGCGCCGGGCCGGGCTGCTCGAACCGGCCGAGCACACGCTGCTCACCCGGGCGCTGACCCTCGACGAGCGGACCGTGCGGCGGGTGGCGTTGCCGCTGGCCTCGCTGGTGACCGTGCCGCGCTCGGCGACGCTCGAGGACGTCGAGGACGTCGCCGCGCGCACCGGGTTCTCGCGGTTCCCGGTGGTCTCGGCGACCGGGGTGCCGGTGGGGTACCTGCACCTGAAGGACGTCGTCATCGACACGGTGACCGAGGGCGTGCCGCACACCGCGCCGATCCCGGCCGACATCGTGCGGCCGCTGCCGACCGTCGACCCCGGCGCCACGCTGCGCGAGGGCATCGCCGCGCTGCGCAACAGCGGCGCGCACCTCGCCCAGGTGGAGGTGGACGACGGGGTGGCGCTGGTCGCCCTCGAGGACATGCTCGAGGAACTCGTCGGCGAGATCCACGACAGCGCCCACACGTAG
- a CDS encoding LLM class flavin-dependent oxidoreductase, with translation MDIGLGLPISNPARLIDWATRAESAGFSTLALLDRLAYDNPEPLVALAVLAGATTRIRLQTEVLLGPLRSTALLAKQVATLDRMSGGRFVLGIGVGGREDDHAAAGTPIGRRGRLLDAQLTDLRAIWRGEEYRGAPVGPPITAPPILIGAFAPAALRRVAAHGDGFLCAAPLTWAGGLVRTVRDEWSSAGRAGRPRLVCQINVAAAPAVDDARRAIADYYAFTGRDDWAVPLSDPAEIADTVAAYREFGADELVLYCYGEDPGQVDALAGITLH, from the coding sequence ATGGACATCGGCCTCGGTTTGCCGATCAGCAACCCCGCCCGCCTGATCGACTGGGCCACCCGCGCGGAGTCGGCCGGCTTCTCCACGCTGGCGTTGCTCGACCGGCTCGCCTACGACAACCCCGAACCGCTCGTCGCGCTGGCGGTGCTGGCCGGCGCCACCACGCGGATCCGCCTGCAGACCGAGGTGCTGCTCGGGCCGCTGCGCTCCACCGCCCTGCTGGCCAAGCAGGTCGCCACCCTCGACCGGATGTCCGGTGGTCGGTTCGTCCTCGGGATCGGGGTCGGCGGCCGCGAGGACGACCACGCCGCCGCCGGGACGCCGATCGGCCGGCGCGGGCGGCTCCTCGACGCCCAGCTCACCGACCTGCGCGCGATCTGGCGCGGCGAGGAGTACCGCGGTGCCCCCGTCGGCCCGCCGATCACCGCTCCGCCGATCCTGATCGGAGCGTTCGCACCGGCCGCGTTGCGCCGGGTGGCCGCGCACGGTGACGGGTTCCTCTGCGCCGCGCCGCTGACGTGGGCGGGCGGGCTGGTGCGTACCGTGCGCGACGAGTGGTCGTCGGCCGGGCGGGCCGGGCGGCCCCGGCTGGTGTGCCAGATCAACGTGGCCGCCGCCCCGGCCGTCGACGACGCGCGCAGGGCGATCGCCGACTACTACGCGTTCACCGGCCGCGACGACTGGGCCGTGCCGCTCAGCGACCCGGCCGAGATCGCCGACACCGTGGCCGCCTATCGCGAGTTCGGCGCCGACGAACTCGTGCTCTACTGCTACGGCGAGGACCCCGGCCAGGTCGACGCCCTGGCCGGGATCACGCTCCACTGA
- a CDS encoding ABC transporter permease subunit, with protein sequence MIWLSWRQFRGPAVVAAIALAAAVSGLVVLGVAIRREPYVRCTADCGALAAEFTDKWVNVLYFADAGLLVLPVLIGIFWGAPLVAREWEAGTHRLVWNQSVPRSRWLRGKLLVVGAASVVVSGLASVFLTWAAAPYDAVAGDRFTRLLFGTRNLVPVGYALFAVVVGAGLGLLLRRTVRTMAVTGLVLIAVQILVPTTLRAHFLAPEHRAVPMTAEVVANLRFLGSDATISGLTVPGAMVVSTSRLRTPSGELVDLGRYRACVSRSPETAPACIEALGVHVDVAYHPAGRYWTFQFLEFTLYLAAAAGLVALSVLRLR encoded by the coding sequence ATGATCTGGCTGAGCTGGCGGCAGTTCCGCGGGCCGGCCGTCGTGGCCGCGATCGCGCTGGCCGCCGCGGTCTCCGGCCTGGTGGTCCTCGGCGTGGCGATCCGGCGCGAGCCGTACGTGCGCTGCACGGCCGACTGCGGTGCGCTCGCGGCCGAGTTCACCGACAAGTGGGTGAACGTGCTGTACTTCGCCGACGCCGGCCTGCTGGTGCTGCCCGTGCTGATCGGGATCTTCTGGGGTGCGCCGCTGGTGGCGCGGGAGTGGGAGGCCGGGACTCACCGTCTGGTGTGGAACCAGAGCGTGCCGCGGAGCCGGTGGCTGCGGGGAAAGCTGCTCGTCGTCGGCGCGGCGAGCGTCGTCGTGAGCGGTCTGGCGAGTGTGTTCCTGACCTGGGCGGCGGCGCCGTACGACGCGGTGGCCGGTGACCGTTTCACCCGGCTGCTGTTCGGGACGCGCAACCTGGTTCCGGTGGGGTATGCGTTGTTCGCGGTGGTGGTGGGGGCGGGTCTGGGCTTGTTATTGCGGCGGACGGTACGGACGATGGCGGTCACCGGGTTGGTGCTGATCGCCGTGCAGATCCTGGTGCCGACGACGCTCCGGGCGCACTTCCTCGCCCCGGAGCACCGCGCGGTGCCGATGACCGCGGAGGTCGTCGCGAACCTGCGGTTCCTCGGGTCCGACGCGACCATCAGCGGGCTCACCGTCCCGGGCGCGATGGTGGTGTCGACGAGCCGCCTCCGGACGCCGTCCGGGGAGCTCGTCGACCTCGGCCGGTACCGCGCGTGCGTGTCCCGCTCCCCCGAGACGGCACCGGCCTGCATCGAGGCCCTGGGGGTCCACGTGGACGTCGCCTACCACCCGGCCGGGCGGTACTGGACCTTCCAGTTCCTGGAGTTCACGCTCTACCTGGCCGCGGCCGCCGGTCTCGTGGCGCTGAGCGTCCTGCGCCTGCGCTGA
- a CDS encoding ABC transporter ATP-binding protein — protein sequence MASPPLLEASGLGKRYGRRTALADCTLSVPPGRIAGLVGPNGAGKSTLLQLLCGLLRPTSGTLRVLGERPGARLGRVGFVAQDAPVYADLTVADHLRLGAHLNPGWDAAFAARRVDALGLDRGRKAGRLSGGQRAQLALTIAAGKRPDLLILDEPAAALDPLARTEFLRHLRESVTELGAGAVLSSHLLSDVERVCDYLIVLAGGRLRLAGDVRSLLAEHSAPTLEELVLTHLSHA from the coding sequence ATGGCATCCCCACCGCTGCTCGAGGCCTCCGGCCTGGGCAAACGTTACGGCCGGCGCACCGCGCTCGCCGACTGCACCCTGTCCGTCCCGCCCGGCCGGATCGCCGGCCTCGTCGGCCCCAACGGCGCCGGCAAGTCGACGCTGCTCCAACTGCTCTGCGGGCTGCTGCGCCCCACCTCGGGAACGCTCCGGGTGCTGGGCGAGCGCCCCGGAGCGCGGCTCGGACGCGTCGGCTTCGTCGCCCAGGACGCGCCGGTCTACGCCGACCTCACCGTCGCCGATCACCTCCGCCTCGGAGCGCACCTCAACCCCGGCTGGGACGCGGCCTTCGCCGCGCGACGCGTCGACGCGCTCGGCCTCGACCGCGGCCGCAAGGCCGGCCGCCTCTCCGGCGGGCAGCGCGCCCAGCTCGCGCTCACGATCGCCGCCGGCAAACGTCCCGACCTGCTGATCCTCGACGAACCCGCGGCCGCGCTCGACCCGCTCGCCCGCACCGAGTTCCTGCGTCACCTGCGTGAATCGGTCACCGAACTCGGTGCAGGGGCCGTGCTCTCCTCCCATCTGCTCTCCGACGTGGAGCGCGTCTGCGACTACCTGATCGTCCTCGCCGGCGGGCGTCTCCGGCTCGCCGGTGACGTGCGCTCGCTGCTCGCCGAGCACTCCGCCCCGACGCTGGAGGAGCTGGTGCTGACGCACCTGAGCCACGCATGA
- a CDS encoding sensor histidine kinase, which produces MKRTSLVLAGALGVVITAGAIRVSWGGSYWVFGAVVGALAIGGAVAGLRYPVFLLAGTAILVAASAGLPREPGPATVLALGVVVAAAAREAEVGVPAAGLAVVAAGFVAGGATTVPVLSATGWVGAVGVGLGLRAFDVQRRAAREAVRREERLELARELHDVVAHHVTGIVVQAQAAQLRSAPPGSVPGALAGIEAAGTEALAAMRRLVGVLRSPGDAGQAATAPEELDALLDRWRGPRLRRDVAAGEWPAEVRSTVYRVVQEALTNVSRHAPGAGSVTVSVAADERELVVDVTDDAPAVSSRRPRGGYGLIGMRERVESLGGVVTAGPRDAGGWSVRATIPL; this is translated from the coding sequence GTGAAGAGAACCTCGCTGGTGCTCGCCGGCGCTCTCGGTGTGGTGATCACGGCCGGGGCGATCCGGGTCAGCTGGGGTGGGTCGTACTGGGTGTTCGGGGCGGTCGTCGGGGCGCTGGCGATCGGCGGCGCGGTGGCCGGGCTGCGGTACCCGGTGTTCCTGCTGGCCGGTACGGCGATCCTGGTCGCGGCGTCGGCGGGCCTGCCCAGGGAGCCGGGGCCGGCGACGGTGCTGGCGCTGGGGGTGGTGGTGGCGGCCGCGGCGCGGGAGGCCGAGGTCGGCGTCCCGGCGGCCGGGCTGGCGGTCGTCGCCGCCGGATTCGTGGCCGGGGGAGCCACGACCGTGCCGGTGCTGAGCGCGACCGGCTGGGTGGGCGCGGTGGGTGTCGGGCTCGGGCTGCGCGCGTTCGACGTCCAGCGGCGCGCGGCCCGGGAGGCGGTGCGCCGGGAGGAGCGGCTGGAGCTGGCCCGCGAGCTGCACGACGTCGTGGCGCACCACGTCACCGGCATCGTGGTGCAGGCGCAGGCCGCGCAGCTGCGCTCCGCGCCGCCCGGGTCGGTGCCCGGCGCGCTGGCCGGGATCGAGGCCGCGGGGACCGAGGCGCTGGCGGCCATGCGCCGGCTCGTCGGGGTGCTGCGTTCCCCGGGCGACGCCGGGCAGGCGGCCACCGCCCCGGAGGAACTCGACGCGCTGCTGGACCGGTGGCGCGGTCCCCGGCTGCGGCGGGACGTCGCGGCGGGTGAGTGGCCCGCGGAGGTGCGGAGCACGGTGTACCGGGTCGTGCAGGAGGCGCTGACGAACGTGTCCCGGCACGCGCCGGGTGCGGGCTCGGTGACGGTGTCGGTCGCGGCCGACGAGCGGGAGCTGGTGGTGGACGTGACCGACGACGCCCCGGCGGTGTCGTCGCGGCGGCCGCGCGGGGGCTACGGGTTGATCGGGATGCGTGAGCGGGTGGAGTCGCTCGGGGGCGTGGTCACTGCGGGTCCGCGGGACGCCGGCGGGTGGTCCGTGCGGGCGACGATTCCGCTGTGA
- a CDS encoding response regulator — translation MTIRVLVADDQAMVRSGLRLILEDQADIRVVAEAADGAEAVARARELRPDVCLVDIRMPRLDGLEVTRALAGPDVADPLRVVVVTTFDTDEYVYGALRSGAVGFLLKDAGPALLVEAVRAAHAGDALVSPSVTVRLLRTVRERAPARAPARPLSERELEVVREVARGRTNREIAARLFISLSTVKSHVSGIQTKLGLRNRVEVAAWAWEHHKVD, via the coding sequence GTGACGATCCGGGTGCTCGTCGCCGACGACCAGGCGATGGTGCGGAGCGGGTTGCGGCTGATCCTGGAGGACCAGGCCGACATCCGCGTGGTGGCCGAGGCCGCCGACGGCGCGGAGGCGGTCGCTCGGGCCCGGGAGCTGCGGCCGGACGTGTGCCTCGTCGACATCCGGATGCCGCGCCTCGACGGCCTGGAGGTGACCCGCGCGCTCGCCGGGCCGGACGTCGCCGATCCGCTGCGCGTGGTCGTCGTGACGACGTTCGACACCGACGAGTACGTCTACGGCGCGCTGCGCTCGGGCGCGGTCGGGTTCCTGCTCAAGGACGCCGGTCCGGCGCTGCTGGTGGAGGCGGTGCGGGCCGCGCACGCCGGTGACGCCCTGGTCTCGCCGTCGGTCACGGTGCGGCTGCTGCGCACGGTGCGCGAGCGGGCCCCGGCACGCGCACCGGCGCGCCCGCTCTCCGAGCGGGAGCTCGAGGTCGTCCGCGAGGTGGCCCGGGGCCGGACGAACCGGGAGATCGCCGCGCGGCTGTTCATCTCGCTGAGCACGGTAAAGAGCCACGTCTCCGGCATCCAGACGAAACTGGGTCTGCGGAACCGGGTGGAAGTGGCCGCCTGGGCGTGGGAGCACCATAAGGTCGACTGA